A window of Nomascus leucogenys isolate Asia chromosome X, Asia_NLE_v1, whole genome shotgun sequence contains these coding sequences:
- the CETN2 gene encoding centrin-2 has protein sequence MASNFKKANMASSSQRKRMSPKPELTEEQKQEIREAFDLFDADGTGTIDVKELKVAMRALGFEPKKEEIKKMISEIDKEGTGKMNFGDFLTVMTQKMSEKDTKEEILKAFKLFDDDETGKISFKNLKRVAKELGENLTDEELQEMIDEADRDGDGEVSEQEFLRIMKKTSLY, from the exons ATG GCCTCCAACTTTAAGAAAGCAAACATGGCATCAAGTTCTCAGCGAAAAAGAATGAGCCCTAAGCCTGAGCTTACTGAAGAGCAAAAGCAGGAGATCCGGGAAGCTTTTGATCTTTTCGATGCGGATGGAACTGGCACCATAGATGTTAAAGAACTTAAG GTGGCAATGAGGGCCCTGGGCTTTGAAcccaagaaagaagaaattaagaaaatgataagtGAAATTGATAAGGAAGGGACAGGAAAAATGAACTTTGGTGACTTTTTAACTGTGATGACCCAGAAAATG TCTGAGAAAGATACCAAAGAAGAAATCCTGAAAGCTTTCAAGCtctttgatgatgatgaaactgGGAAGATTTCGTTCAAAAATCTGAAACGCGTGGCCAAGGAGTTGGGTGAGAACCTGACTGATGAGGAGCTGCAG GAAATGATTGATGAAGCCGATcgagatggagatggagaggtCAGTGAGCAAGAGTTCCTGCGCATCATGAAAAAGACCAGCCTCTATTAA